Proteins from a single region of Streptomyces sp. TN58:
- a CDS encoding potassium channel family protein — MFHVKLPGHDAMARGADEKLVSRRIKLPKRIVEHPLRQVAKRLLMALFVLFLTVFIVWLDRDGYHDNANETVDLLDCFYYATVTLSTTGYGDIVPYSDSARLINILLITPLRVLFLIILVGTTLEVLTERTREEWRLKRWRKNLREHTVVVGFGTKGRSALLTLLATGLSREQVVVVDPSAKVIDMANAEGFTGVVGDATRSDVLLRAELQKARQVVIATQRDDTAVLVTLTARQLNRGAKIVAAVREEENAPLLRQSGADAVITSASAAGRLLGLSVLSPSAGTVMEDLIQQGSGLDLIERPVRKAEVGKSVRDTDDLVVNVLRGHRLLPYDDPHASPLQLTDRLITIVRAVPSTAARTILGPAE; from the coding sequence ATGTTTCACGTGAAACTGCCCGGACATGACGCCATGGCCCGCGGGGCGGACGAAAAGCTCGTCTCCCGCCGCATCAAGCTGCCCAAGCGCATCGTCGAGCATCCGCTGCGGCAGGTAGCCAAGCGCCTGTTGATGGCCCTGTTCGTCCTCTTCCTCACGGTCTTCATCGTGTGGCTGGACCGCGACGGCTACCACGACAACGCCAACGAGACGGTCGATCTCCTCGACTGCTTCTACTACGCCACGGTGACGCTGTCCACGACCGGCTACGGCGACATCGTGCCCTACAGCGACAGCGCACGGCTGATCAACATCCTGCTGATCACGCCGCTGCGCGTGCTGTTCCTGATCATCCTCGTCGGTACCACCCTCGAAGTCCTGACGGAGCGCACGAGGGAAGAGTGGCGGCTGAAGCGCTGGAGGAAGAACTTGCGCGAGCACACGGTCGTCGTCGGCTTCGGCACGAAGGGCCGCTCGGCCCTTCTGACCCTGCTGGCCACCGGCCTCTCACGGGAACAGGTGGTCGTCGTCGACCCCAGCGCCAAGGTCATCGACATGGCCAACGCCGAGGGGTTCACGGGTGTGGTGGGCGACGCCACCCGCTCGGACGTCCTGCTCCGCGCCGAGCTCCAGAAGGCCCGTCAGGTCGTCATCGCCACCCAGCGCGACGACACCGCGGTCCTGGTCACGCTGACCGCCCGGCAGCTCAACCGCGGAGCGAAGATCGTCGCCGCGGTGCGCGAGGAGGAGAACGCCCCCCTGCTGCGCCAGTCCGGGGCCGACGCGGTCATCACGAGCGCGAGCGCCGCCGGCCGGCTGCTGGGCCTGTCGGTGCTCAGCCCCAGCGCGGGCACCGTGATGGAGGACCTGATCCAGCAGGGCAGCGGCCTGGACCTCATCGAACGGCCCGTCCGCAAGGCCGAGGTCGGCAAGTCGGTGCGCGACACCGACGACCTGGTCGTGAACGTCCTCCGCGGCCATCGGCTGCTCCCGTACGACGACCCGCACGCCAGCCCCCTCCAGCTGACGGACCGTCTCATCACCATCGTGCGGGCGGTTCCGTCCACCGCCGCGAGGACGATACTGGGTCCTGCCGAGTAG
- a CDS encoding NAD(P)H-quinone oxidoreductase, protein MHAITIEQPGGPEALVWADVPDPVPGEGEVLVEVAASAVNRADVLQRQGFYDPPPGASRLPGLECSGRIAAVGAGVSGWAVGDEVCALLAGGGYAQRVAVPAGQLLPVPPGVDLVTAAALPEVVTTVWSNVFMVAGLRPGETLLVHGGASGIGTMAIQLGKAVGATVAVTAGGPDKLARCKELGADVLVDYREQDFVAAVRDATGGAGADVILDIMGAKYLSRNVDALAVNGRLAVIGLQGGVKGELNLGALLAKRAAITATSLRARPLEEKAAIVAAVREHVWPLVAAGRVRPVVHAAFPMRDAAEAHRVMEAGTHVGKLLLTV, encoded by the coding sequence ATGCATGCGATCACCATCGAGCAGCCCGGCGGCCCCGAAGCCCTCGTCTGGGCCGACGTTCCCGATCCGGTACCGGGCGAGGGCGAGGTCCTCGTCGAGGTCGCGGCAAGCGCCGTGAACCGCGCCGACGTCCTCCAGCGGCAGGGCTTCTACGATCCGCCGCCGGGCGCCTCGCGCCTTCCGGGGCTGGAGTGCTCCGGGCGGATCGCCGCCGTCGGGGCGGGGGTCTCGGGCTGGGCGGTGGGCGACGAGGTCTGCGCCCTGCTGGCCGGCGGCGGCTACGCGCAGCGGGTAGCGGTGCCGGCCGGGCAGCTGCTGCCGGTCCCTCCGGGGGTGGACCTGGTGACGGCCGCGGCGCTGCCCGAGGTCGTCACGACGGTGTGGTCCAACGTGTTCATGGTGGCCGGGCTGCGCCCCGGCGAAACCCTGCTGGTGCACGGCGGGGCCAGCGGCATCGGGACGATGGCGATCCAGCTGGGCAAGGCGGTGGGCGCGACGGTCGCCGTCACGGCCGGCGGCCCGGACAAGCTGGCCCGCTGCAAGGAGTTGGGCGCGGACGTCCTCGTCGACTACCGCGAGCAGGACTTCGTCGCCGCGGTACGGGACGCTACGGGTGGGGCCGGGGCGGACGTGATCCTGGACATCATGGGCGCCAAGTACCTTTCGCGGAACGTGGACGCCCTCGCCGTGAACGGCCGGCTCGCGGTGATCGGGCTCCAGGGCGGGGTGAAGGGCGAGCTGAACCTGGGCGCGCTGCTGGCGAAGCGGGCGGCGATCACGGCCACGTCGCTGCGGGCGCGGCCGCTGGAGGAGAAGGCGGCGATCGTGGCCGCCGTGCGCGAGCACGTGTGGCCGCTCGTGGCCGCCGGCCGGGTGCGGCCGGTGGTCCACGCGGCGTTCCCGATGCGGGACGCCGCCGAGGCCCACCGGGTCATGGAGGCGGGCACGCACGTGGGCAAACTGCTGCTCACGGTGTGA
- a CDS encoding dihydrolipoamide acetyltransferase family protein yields MPQVMEFKLPDLGEGLTEAEIVRWLVAVGDVVAIDQPVVEVETAKAMVEVPCPYGGVVTARFGEEGEELPVGAPLITVAVGAQSMPAGAAEAAEAAESEGSGEAPRPLIGYGSDHSRPARRRRVRPVTAAVSAPVAAPAPAAAAPAAAAAPAAPVVPAAPAVHAGPVPVISPLVRKLAKDHGVDLRALHGSGPEGLILRADVEAALAALREPAPAAAPAPAAVAVAAQGERIPLKGLRGAVAEKLSRSRREIPDATCWVDADATELMAARAAMNAVDGPKISVLALLARICTAALAKYPELNSTVDLAAKEIVRLPSVHLGFAAQTERGLVVPVVRDAQGRNPESLSAEFARLTELARAGKLAPADLTGGTFTLNNYGVFGVDGSTPIINHPEAAMLGVGRIIDKPWVHEGQLAVRKVVQLSLTFDHRVCDGGTAGGFLRYVADCVESPAVLLRTL; encoded by the coding sequence ATGCCGCAGGTCATGGAATTCAAGCTGCCCGACCTCGGTGAGGGTCTGACCGAGGCCGAGATCGTGCGCTGGCTGGTGGCGGTGGGCGATGTCGTCGCCATCGACCAGCCGGTCGTCGAGGTCGAGACGGCCAAGGCGATGGTGGAGGTGCCCTGCCCGTACGGCGGAGTGGTCACCGCCCGCTTCGGGGAGGAGGGCGAGGAACTGCCGGTCGGCGCCCCGCTGATCACTGTGGCGGTGGGTGCGCAGTCGATGCCCGCCGGGGCCGCGGAGGCGGCCGAGGCCGCCGAGTCCGAAGGCTCCGGCGAGGCTCCCCGGCCGCTGATCGGCTACGGCTCGGACCACTCGCGCCCGGCGCGCCGGCGACGGGTGCGACCCGTCACCGCCGCGGTGTCGGCGCCGGTCGCGGCCCCCGCGCCCGCAGCGGCGGCTCCGGCCGCCGCTGCCGCTCCGGCCGCTCCGGTCGTTCCTGCCGCTCCGGCCGTTCACGCCGGGCCGGTGCCCGTCATCTCGCCGCTGGTGCGCAAGCTCGCCAAGGACCACGGGGTGGACCTGCGCGCGCTGCACGGCTCGGGCCCGGAGGGCCTGATCCTGCGCGCCGACGTCGAGGCGGCCCTGGCCGCACTGCGCGAGCCCGCCCCGGCCGCCGCTCCCGCCCCCGCGGCGGTCGCGGTGGCGGCGCAGGGTGAGCGGATCCCGCTCAAGGGGCTGCGCGGCGCGGTCGCCGAGAAGCTGTCGCGCAGCCGCCGCGAGATCCCGGACGCCACCTGCTGGGTCGACGCGGACGCCACCGAGCTGATGGCGGCCCGGGCCGCGATGAACGCCGTGGATGGCCCCAAGATCTCGGTCCTCGCGCTGCTGGCCCGGATCTGCACGGCCGCGCTGGCCAAGTACCCGGAGCTGAACTCCACCGTGGACCTGGCGGCCAAGGAGATCGTCCGGCTCCCCTCGGTGCACCTCGGCTTCGCCGCGCAGACCGAGCGGGGTCTGGTGGTCCCGGTCGTCCGGGACGCCCAGGGCCGCAATCCGGAGTCGCTGTCGGCGGAGTTCGCACGGCTGACCGAGCTCGCCCGCGCGGGCAAGCTGGCCCCGGCGGACCTGACGGGCGGCACTTTCACCCTGAACAACTACGGGGTCTTCGGGGTCGACGGCTCCACGCCGATCATCAACCACCCGGAAGCGGCGATGCTCGGCGTCGGCCGGATCATCGACAAGCCGTGGGTCCACGAGGGGCAGCTGGCGGTGCGCAAGGTCGTCCAGCTGTCGCTGACCTTCGACCACCGGGTCTGCGACGGCGGCACGGCGGGCGGCTTCCTCCGCTACGTCGCGGACTGCGTGGAGTCCCCGGCGGTACTGCTGCGCACGCTGTAG
- a CDS encoding alpha-ketoacid dehydrogenase subunit beta, producing the protein MAQALTRAMRDAMAEDPTVHVMGEDVGTLGGVFRITDGLAKEFGEDRCTDTPLAEAGILGTAVGMAMYGLRPVVEMQFDAFAYPAFEQLISHVAKMRNRTRGAMPLPITIRVPYGGGIGGVEHHCDSSEAYYVATPGLTVVTPATVEDAYGLLRASIASDDPVVFLEPKRLYWSKADWSPQAPAAVPGIGKALVRRTGTSATLITYGPSLPVCLEAAEAAREEGWDLEVVDLRSLVPFDEETVVASVRRTGRAVVVHEAGGFGGPGAEIAARVTERCFHHLEAPVLRVTGFDIPYPPPMLEKHHLPGVERILDAVARLQWEN; encoded by the coding sequence ATGGCGCAGGCCCTGACGCGGGCGATGCGCGACGCGATGGCCGAGGACCCGACGGTCCACGTCATGGGCGAGGACGTCGGCACACTCGGCGGCGTCTTCCGCATCACGGACGGCCTGGCCAAGGAGTTCGGCGAGGACCGCTGCACGGACACCCCCCTCGCCGAGGCCGGGATCCTGGGTACGGCGGTCGGCATGGCCATGTACGGGCTGCGGCCTGTGGTGGAGATGCAGTTCGACGCCTTCGCCTATCCGGCTTTCGAGCAGCTGATCTCGCACGTGGCGAAGATGCGCAACCGCACCCGCGGCGCCATGCCGCTGCCGATCACCATCCGCGTGCCGTACGGCGGCGGCATCGGCGGCGTGGAGCACCACTGCGACTCCTCCGAGGCGTACTACGTGGCGACGCCCGGCCTGACGGTGGTCACCCCGGCGACCGTCGAGGACGCCTACGGGCTGCTGCGCGCGTCGATCGCGAGCGACGACCCGGTGGTCTTCCTGGAGCCGAAGCGGCTGTACTGGTCGAAGGCCGACTGGTCGCCGCAGGCGCCGGCGGCCGTCCCGGGCATCGGCAAGGCCCTCGTCCGCCGGACGGGTACGAGCGCCACCCTGATCACCTACGGCCCGTCGCTGCCGGTCTGCCTGGAGGCGGCCGAGGCGGCCCGGGAGGAGGGCTGGGACCTGGAGGTCGTGGACCTGCGCTCCCTGGTCCCCTTCGACGAGGAGACGGTCGTGGCATCCGTACGCCGCACCGGGCGCGCGGTCGTCGTCCACGAGGCCGGCGGCTTCGGCGGGCCGGGCGCGGAGATCGCCGCCCGGGTCACCGAGCGGTGCTTCCACCACCTGGAGGCCCCGGTGCTGCGGGTGACGGGCTTCGACATCCCCTACCCGCCGCCGATGCTGGAGAAGCACCACCTGCCCGGTGTCGAACGGATCCTCGACGCCGTGGCCCGCCTGCAGTGGGAGAACTGA